The Limanda limanda chromosome 14, fLimLim1.1, whole genome shotgun sequence genomic interval TTGTGGAGGTGGACATCGGCATTAAACCTTCCGTAGAACTGAAATGttctatttaaaatgtgttacaGCAATACAAGACCATACTGATTTATTCTGGATTGGGGAATTAtgggatctgtgtgtgtttgtgtgtacgtgtgtgtgtcgtgtttgACAGACATGCCTTAAGTTGCACAGTTTGGACAAGAAAGGTAAGAAATAATAACTGTACTGTAACTCTGCAGTAAACACACTTTGAACGTGAATCTCACAGAGAAGAAGCGTCGAGCTCAGCATTGACTCGTGCCTTTGTACAAAGAGTTGCCGGGTAATCACATAGAAAACATCCATACAGtacagttaaaaaataaatatatcatgacagtcaataaataataaattagagGGAGGCGAGTAAGTAACAAGGTTACGACAgagcagactgtgtgtgtgtgtatgtgtatgtgtttgtgtgtatattagCCAATGAAGATGTTCCCACGAGTGCAAAAGATCAGTGGAAAAAGCTCTCCAGAGAAAGAGCACAGCAATGGGCAGACGATGTGGCCtagcatgtgcttgtgtgttttcatgtctgcATGCATGTCTTCAATCTATATTGGCATTACATATgtagctgctgtgtttgtgtgcatctcTTTTGTCTACGTTTCTACATGTTCtccctacgtgtgtgtgtgtgtgtgtctgtgtgtgcacccgcccgtgtctgtgtgtgtgtcgtcccGTCTGCgttttgtctgtatgtgtttgtacaACGTCGGTTATGGCAGCTGACTCAGTGGCCCTCTTCGCCGGGGGGTTTGGCGTCGTGCTGCTGCCCCACCACCCCTCCAGGCAGCCAGGGGGAGACGGAATGCGAGGTGGTCTGCTTGGCCATGCTGTAGTGGCTGATCACTGTGTAGAATCGGCCCCTCGAGTTGGCGTCCTGGGCGGCGTAGTAGGCCTCCAGAGAGGCTGGGATACAGCGCTTGTGCTGCGATCGAGAAGGAGAACAGTGTGAGGCGATTCATCAAGTCACTATCTGTTAAAAGTAAAATACGTAGCATCTTTGTAATCATCAATTCTCAAGATAGGATTAGAACAATTCTGTCAGTGttcatgtttattattgttggCCCTCTAATGCCTTGTTTATTTATAACTTGGTCGTTGTGTGCGAGCCACTTTGCGTGCTGGCCCGTGCACGTGCGTTTTTTCTCCATCGGCAACTTTGCACCTGGTGAACGTGCATGTGACACAGCTAATAATACCTCTGCTGACTGCAGTCTGAGCGCCTGCAGAGGTTATAAGCCTCAAACTAGATTCATTCcacctaaaaaaaaataaaggatttgACACAGACTTCCAAGGTGACCGCGCACAAAGTAGCGTGAAGCTTTTAAGTGCAGTGGAAATCTATACCGGGGGAGTAGAGGACGAGGAAACTGCATCCCTACACTGTGAAGCCTTAAAGATCCAACTGTGATACAGCACTTGAACAGCAGATTGTTCCGTGTTTTATTACCTCAGCCATATGGATATAGCCTGGAGAGCTGACCAATCAGCAAGCTCGTTTTTTATTTGCTCTTGCATTCAAggactgtatatagagatggacacttcctcccactatccagagatAAAGCCGAACTATCACATATGAGCActtttatatttcacatttgGAAACAGTCTGATCAACACTGATCCGGGGGAGGAGCTGTGGCAGCGAGGTCCCGCCACTGCACACGCTTGACAAATtttgagtcagtctcagctgtcgaggtttcacacattttttatcaccaaataactaattaaaactgaactgaaaaaaTAACACTTGGACATACATCCGTGTGATAAGAACTTCCTAAAATTATAGAAACCAAATTTGCTCCTCATTTTCCTACGTCACCTTTCCtttgattggttgtaggtctgtTCCACAAAAGCTAATAATTTATGTTTAAGACCCATTTCACAAAGCAGATAGCTCTGGCGGTGAAGGCTAATGTGGATCAGGAGTTATAAGGTGGTCGTTAATGTGAAATAGACAGTGAGTCTCATTTGTCTCATTTTCATCTAATCGTCCGCCAGCTAATGACGTCTGCTGTGGGCTTCAATGGAGTCTCTTTATTCGTCTTTAGTTTTAAGGAACAAAGACATAAAATTACAGCTGATGACACGGGTCAAGATAAAAGCCCTGATATCACTGATTGATGATCGCTCTTCTGAAGAGACGTGTTCGCTTCATCTTGTAATGACGGCCAAGATGAGTCAAGGAGGATGagagtgtttttatgtttttctcttttcctttgagAGACTAATGGGTGATGAACTCATCTTTGAGTTTGTTAGTTTGCCCCATCTACGGTTAGTGATGAACAGTATGTCTACTTTTAGAGGATCCTGCTCCACCCTCTTTAGTAAAACTATATTTCAGATCTGTTAAGACTCATCCTCCCTGTTGATTGGGACAGACTAGCTCCCATATGCTACATAGCTAGATATGCTACCATGCACTATCATAAGCCACTTCTTCTGGTCGTCCTGCCCTCAGATGTTGGAATCCCTGCGGTATATTCACATCGTCACATCACACCTCTTTATTTTAGGTCTGACAGTCTGTGTTCCCATTTCTCATGATCCATTTCCTCCAGAGACACCTGTAGCTTATGTTAACTATCACAGTTGCAGCCGCTCCTACTATTCACAAAGTGGAGAGGATGTCCTATGACCCTCTGCACATCCTGCAGCCCACAGTTGTCACTACTGAATTCTGGGTCTTACCTTATAAATGAATCCATCTGGGCAGGCGTGGTCGTAGGTGAAGGCTTTATAAACCACCAGGAACACGATGCAGGCGAGGAAGGCCAGTGCCAGGATGATCAGGATGGTCACCTGCAGGGAGGACAAATGCTGGTCAGTAAATTGAGGGtatggtttatatatatatatgagacaGAATTAGTGTTAGACAGCGAGGAAGATGGAGTATGGTGCACtagtgtgtgtctttgcgtgtgtgtgtgcagccataATAAATGGTAAGATGCTGCTGACTGAGGTCAATGGCTCCTCCAGGCAAGGTGTTCCTGTGGAGTTGGGTGATGAATGACTCAGGTTGTGACACTGTTAAAAACTACTTTGTTTCCATGGACACGGCGCTGCTTGGAAAATTATGAGACGTCCAGTCTGTGACGTAAATCAGGAGGAACATGAGAATAATTACAATACTGTTCTAGGTTTCTACTGATCTGTGTTCAGCATTTTAATGATGCTGTACAAAAGGATGCAATATGACTATTCAGAGTAAAGGTCTTacgataaaaaacaaaacacaaaagaagTAAAATGGCACTCAGAAGAGCTTATACCTCCACGGACGGCTAATCCTTGGTGCACTCATAAATCAGTGCCCTGAATATGCCAGAGTTTTTCATCACAACCCATTAATTTTTGATAAAATAGAAATGTTAAATACAGATATTTAAGAAttaaaaatcctggatctgccctttCGGGTCCTTTTCTTTACCAATTTCCCATCCTTCTACCAAGCTTCACTGAGAGCAGTTTTTGTCTAATTGTGTTAGAACCAACCTACCGAcgaacaaacagacaggggtggaaacataaccccccaggcagaggtaataaaaatGCAGTTTAAACTCAAAGACCCCTCAagacaaataaatgtgtttatgtatCGAACTTTTACGATTCATACTGAGTTGAACTTTGCTGTTGATTTCACTTGTTGAGCattttatttaagaatatctaaATTAGAGAAATCGTCCTCTTTCTGTATGTTTCCTTCTGTTTTCCTGCCAAATTCACTGCCGGCAAACATCGTTATGAACTGTGTTTCCTGACACTGCATAAGGCTGAGTTCCTTACGTGAGCAAAATGAAGCCATTAAATCGCTTTATACAAGATATCTAATTATAAAGTGGGACACACTCAAAATGTTACAGCCAGTTTCCTCGACAAGGAAATATGAACTGTTACAttctgtttcattgtgtttgcatttgttcaGAGTCAAAATACATAAAGTGTGAAAAATGCAGTCAAAAGCAGAGCTCATGTAAAGCAATGTAAATGATGCATTTATATCTGCATTTCGATGCCTCTGTCTTGTTTGAggtgtgaaatattcatttttgcTGGCAAGCCAGACAATGTCGTGGCAAAGCAGATTAACATATAAAAGGATTTGTTTCCTCCAACTCATGCAAATGAAGCGGAAGGGATAGCGGTGTTTAAAAATTGTCCTGTCTGCCAAGTGGTAAATGCCACTGTGGGTATGTGCGGCGCATACATATTCCAGCATGAGTCTGTTTTGCCATTTAAAAAGTCATATCGACCCCAGTGAGTTATGTTGAAAATGGACCGTAATGGATGAATATCTCTAATTTCCTATTTTCCATTTCGAGTCAGAGTCCAGCGTTAAAGCTCGTTCTCCCGCCCGGAGTATGATCTATCACCACGGGACGTCGGAGCAATTACACAGGGGTGTGATCATCAGTCTCCATCAGCGCTGTGGGGGCGGATGGGGACACGCAAGTTAAGTGACTGTTTACTTGGTGTCAACTGGGGGACACGACTCTCAGCCTTGGTCGCCGCTGACATCCTTTTAAATTGCTTCTCCCGGTACGTTCAAAGGGACGCGTCTAAAGTCACAACCACCCGGCTtctggagaggaaacagatgtGGAATGACTGATTAAGAACGACCCTGACCCCTATTTGAATAGCTACGGACATAAATAACACTTGATAAAGAAGAGGGATTACTGTAAAGCTCCATATCATGAGGCGAGCTATCAGTGTTTAATGCATGTGGAGACTTTGCTCTGACACTTTAAAACATGAAGCAAAGACTGGAGTTAATAACGACAGAGATTTACttgtttacacacagaatcCAAAGGGAGGAAATTTGCCTGCATTTATCGGACACTAACATAATCATCCAGCGGATTATTTATTGAATGAAACTGCCTCCTGGGTAATATATTGTCTGACCACTCTTTAATGATGCTTCAAATTAGGTCCTGACATTGCACATACAGGGCATGAAACTGATTAGTGGAATTAACCCTGGCACGAGGAGCAGAGCCTTTGTGAACATGAGCAATAGTTGGAGCAACAACATGGCCTTTGTGTAATAGAAAATGATGTGGATGCAGCTGCAGCCATGTGGCGTATAAATCCATTAAAAATCTAACCTGACCTTTCTCCATTATTCATAATCTGGCTGAAATCCGCAATAAACCATAGGGGGTCGTCCGGGCAACGCACCAGCTCACCGATGAAGACTTCCTCCTTGCATGAGCTGGATTCATAACTTTTGTCCGGCAGCGTTGGTCTGATGTAATATTCCCCTGTTCTCACGCTGAGCATAAGAACAAAatagaattaaattaaatataaaaacctttCCGGTCAACACTCGACTCCGATACCTCCCAACATGGCATCTTCCCCCGCCACACATGCGGATGTTGTGTCATCACTGCACCAGTACTTGCCATCCTACACCACTATCACCACCAGCACAACCATCGTCCTGTGTGCTGTGCGACACAGATAACACACAGGCGCTTGTTTCCCTTGGATGTAGGTAGACGCACAGCATGAGGCTGAAATTTGGACCAAGAACAATGTGTCCTGAGTCAGAATTGGCTGCATCAGTAAAGAAGATTGGATTGACTCTGTGGCAGGTGTTTGTGCCCACTGGGTTTTAATCgtcgtgtccccccccccccctccccctcccccccccccccagagccaCTCAGGGCTGATTGAACCATTTTTGTAAATAAGAAACACTGTGATCGTATTTAAGGCTTTTTTTGCAATAATGGATTTTGACAGCATGCTGTTCCATTTGTTTCACCAGATGAAACTGCAATTGACAAAACCAGCTTTTAATACAGatatgtaaacatttaaaagtataCTTCATTAAATATTATCATGTGAAACCTCAGAGGttcaacttttatttatcaTCAATGTCATTGATTTCGAATCTTATTTCCTGTGATACATACAATACTATGAAACATAATAAAAGAAGTCATAAAAGAAATTGCTATAATGAAACAATATGTAGAAAATACATATAGATCACATCCGATACCCAACTAACTTTATATAAGACTTTAGCCTATATACTCATTCTATATTAGGCTGTGAAACTAAAATTAAATTATGCGACggtttaacttttatttaacattgagaATCTAATCTCCCAGGATAAATACTGTAATTGGATGAAAATGATTGTAAAACTTGACATTTTGGGAAGTAACTCTGGACAAATTGATTGAATGATATCAGCGCCTAGTTGatttatgttatttaaaatgtaaaatgtatagtTCTAGTTAAGTTGAAGTCATGTGGTCATTAAACCCTTTAAAATCGTGAATTGACATTTGTACACTTTGCataaacaaagctttaacaGTACTGGTAGTTGGATTTTGTCAACTTGTACAAACCCATACAGCTGCTtatctgtttccagtctttatgctgaACTAACTTCTCATATTTAGTGTAAAGAGACATGAGCTTCTCATCTATCCCTGCAAGACAGTAAACAActatatttcccaaaatgtccctTTGACATTActttaaaaacaatgaatacaataaaataactaTACACCGAATACAATCTATCCACCACAACATTTgaatgaaaattacattttctgaaCGCCCACTTTcatcaaacatttcaaatcttaaatttactttaaaataCTCCAGCGCTCCCAAACTGAACTATGGATGACTTGTCccgtttgtgttgttgttgcctcACAGAGCGGTGTCCCTGAAACAACaggcagctgcagctggagacagTTGTGTATTatggacaaagacaaacaatcaAAGCAGATTACAGAAGATCCAGGAGGATTGTTCTCTGTTCCCCGGCTTTCTCATCTCCCACCGCAGATTAAGTATCTACACTTTGCTTAttgttgatgttgatgtttacacaaaggcacacacacacacacacacacacaacacctgCTATAACACTGACTGTCTCTGAATCTGAGAAGAAAAGACGTCTCTCAtgatttccacaaaacacatttgccCTCAATTATTTATCGTTGCTCGGTGCATGAGGAGGTCAAAGACAGTCTCCTCAATGGACCTGCTTTT includes:
- the nsg2 gene encoding neuronal vesicle trafficking-associated protein 2, producing MVKLGSNLQDKGAKPVSVEDGFQNVPLITPLDVGSLQSQAPDKVVVKTRTEYQTEKKRLKVPKVEEFTISFTDGVSERLKVTILIILALAFLACIVFLVVYKAFTYDHACPDGFIYKHKRCIPASLEAYYAAQDANSRGRFYTVISHYSMAKQTTSHSVSPWLPGGVVGQQHDAKPPGEEGH